The genomic DNA CGCGGCGGAGGGCTCGGTGGGATGTGCCTGCCCCGTCACGACCGCCTGGCCGCGGTGTCCAGGACCGCGGGGTTCCCGGTGAGGAGACCCCGGAAGCCGCGGAGCGGCTCGCCGACCTGGATGCCACCTCCGGTGATCAGGAGCTCGCGGATCATCTTCTCGTGATCGCCGTAGCGCTTCTTGAACACGGAGACCGCGCGCCGGATCTCGCCGTTGGCCTCGAAGTGGCGGAAGAGCAGCACCGCGTCCGCGAGGTAGCTCACGTCGATCGGGCCGGCCAGGGTGGAGCCGACGATCCCGTGCTGGGCGACCACCAGGATCGTGAGCACGCCCTGCCCGCTCAGGTAGTGGAGGAGGTCGTGCATCTGCGTGAGGAGCATCTGCTCGTCCGGCATCGCGCTGATATAGCCGGTGAGGCTGTCGATCGTGACCACGCGCACTCCGCGCTCCTGCACCTGCTGTCGCACGCGCTCGGCGAACTCGCCCGGCGAGAGCTCGGCGGTATTGATCGGGCGGATCAGCATCATGCCCGAGTCGAGGTGGGAGCGGACCGGCATCCCGAGGCTCTCGGAACGGCGGATGAAGGTTTCGGGCCGCTCTTCGAAGAGGAAGGCTGCCGAGCGCTCGCCCCGCTCGGCAGCCGCACAGGCGTACAGGGTGGCGACCGAGCTCTTTCCCGCGCCGGAAGGGCCGACGAAGAGGCAGGAGGTCCCCTCGGCGAGCCCGCCGCCGACCAGGTTGTCGAGCATCTCCACGCCGCTTTCGAGCAGCTTCCCCTCGTGGGTGCTCTCCTCGCCCGGCAGCAGACGCGGGAAGACGACGAACCCGCCCGGCTGGATGCGGCAGTCGTGCAGCCCCTCGCCGTAGCCCATCCCACGCATCTTCAGCACCCGGAGGCGTCGTTGCGCGTTGCCGAACCGCGTCAACGTGTGCTCGAGGAGGATGACCCCGTGGGCGATGTGCTCCATCTCGCGCGTTCCGCGTGACTGCGGCTGCGTGTCGAGGAAGACCACCGTGGCGCCGGAGGTGGCGAACAGCTCCCTCAGGGCGAAGATCTGTTGCTGGAAGCGCGTGGGATCGTTGGCGAGGAGGCGGAGCTCCGCGATGGCGTCGAACACCACCCGCCCGGGACGAACGCGCTCGAACACTTCCAGGACCTCGCCCATGACTTCCGTGAGCTCGACGTCGCCCGTCGGGAAGAGGGCCTGATCCTCCATGCGCCCCTGGGCGGTACCCGGCCCCTTGAGCTGATGGACGTGGAGTCCCTCCAGGGACCACCCGTGCGACGCGGCGGTGTCCTGGAGGTCTGCCTCGCGCTGCGTGAGCGTAATGAAGAGGCCGGTCTCGCCCAGATCACGGCCCGCGAGCAGGAACTGGAGGCCGAAGGTGGTCTTGCCGGTGCCGGGCTCGCCCTGGACGAGGTAGATCTCCCGCTTCGGCAGGCCCCCTTCGAGGATTCGGTCCAGGCCATCCACGCCGGTGGGGATCTTCTGGGTCCGCCTCACCGCCGCATCGACGCCGGCGTCTCCGGAACGATTCGAGCCTTCCACCATCTCGGCGGGTTCGCGGTCGCGATGCATTCGCCTGCTCCAGGGGCTGAGCCACTGATACCGGTGTGTGGGTGCGTGCACGCGGGGCTGGAGAAAGTCCGGGTGGGCCCCACCCTTCGAACCTCGCCCCCCGAAAGATACGGGCCAGGCGATCTCCATTGCCGTGCCTCGTTGTTCCGGCCTCCGCCGCAGCCCCGGTGCAACGGGATCAGAGGCTGGAGGGGCCGCATACGGCGTCGGTACGTGCCGGTCACGATCCATACGTGAGTGCGTGAGTGCGAAGCGCGAAAGTGCCGGACATCGGCGCGGCGGCGGCTCTTGCGACTCCGGGCGGCGTTTCGCAGGGGCGGGGTATGCCTCGACCGGCGGACGCCGGCCCGTGTGCGGCAGGCGGCCTCTGCGCCCAGTGCTGCCCGTGCTCGGACTCGCAGACCCGCCCCCGCGAAACACATCGGGGTTGAGGGGGAGGGAGAGCGGGCGTGAAAGGTGAGGGTGGTTCGCTGATCGTTCGCTGTAGCGAGGGTGCTGCCGTCGGGGCGTGCGGAGGCCGGTGGAGCGCGATGTCCCCTGGGGTTCCTACTTGACCCGGCGCGGGTTTTCGGCTACTCTCATACGCGTCGGTCCAGGGTTCGTCCCACCCCGAAGTCCTGCCGCCCCCCACAAGCTGGCCCACCGTCCGAGGAGCATCCGGCCTTCGCGCCGCCTTGCGTTCCTCCGCCGTACCCGAATTCACGTGGCCGACCTCGCGATCGCCTTCCTGCTGTCCGCGCTCACGGCGCTGCTGGTGACCCCGGCGGTGGTCCGGTTCTCGGTCGCGCGCGGCGTCTACGGGCACGCGCGGGTGAAGGCGGGGGTGCAGCGCAGGCCGGTGCCGCGCCTGGGCGGGGTGGCGGTGTGCATCGCCATGTCGGCGGGGGTGCTGACGTCGGCGCCGCTGGCCGCGCCCGACCTGCAGCCGAGCCCCGAGTCGCTGCGCTTCTTCGGCGGGGTGCTGGTGGCGGGGTGGCTCCTCTTCGCCGCGGGGCTGGTGGACGACCTGCGCGACCTGCGCCCCGTCTACAAGCTGCTGGCGCAGTGCCTGGCCGCGCTGGCGGCGTGGGCGTTCGGCTTCCGCATCGAGCAGCTGAGCGTGGGCGGGGCGGCGGTGGAGCTGGGGCTCCTCTCGCTCCCGCTCACCCTGCTCTGGGTGGTGGGCGTCACCAACGCCTTCAACCTGATCGACGGGCTGGACGGCCTGGCCACGGGGATCGCGCTGGTGGCGCTCTCCACCACCTGCGCGGTCTCGGCCATCCTGGGCAACGCCGAGGTGGCCGTGGTCTGCGCGGCGCTGGCCGGGGCGCTACTGGGCTTCCTGCGCTACAACGTGCGCCCCGCGCGCATCTTCCTGGGCGACTCGGGGAGCCTGTTCGTGGGCTTCATGCTGGCGGTGCTCTCGGTGCACGGCTCCACCAAGAGCGCGGCGGCCGTGCTGGCCGTGGTCCCCGTCCTGGTCCTCGCCCTCCCGCTCCTCGACACGCTGCTGGCCATCCTGCGCCGCTGGCTGCGCGGGCGCCCGATCTTCGGGGCCGACGAGCGGCACCTGCACCACCGGCTGGTGGCGATCGGGCTCACCCACACGCGCGCCGTGGTGCTCCTCTTCCTGGTGGCGGCGGGGCTGGCGATGGTGGGCGTGGTGCTGGCCTTCGCGCCGCCCGGGATCGTGGCCGCCACGGCGGTGGCCGGGGCGGCGGCGTGCACGGCGCTGCTGATGTTTGGGATCAAGCGCCTGGGCTACCACGAGTTCGTGGAGGCGGGCGTGGTGGTGACCTCGGGGGTGGGGCGCGTGCGGCGCAGCATCCGCGACCAGATCCACGCCCGCGACGTGGCGCACGTGATCGCGCTGGCCGAGAGCGTGGAGGCCCTGCGCGCCATCCTGTCCGACAACGCCGAGGAGCTGGGCTTCGTGGACCTGGCCTTCTGCCGCGAGAGCTCGCCCGACGGCGGGCGCGACGGGCTTCCCGCCGCCCGGGCGGCGCGGGCCTGGAAGGTGGAGTTCCCCGTCCCCGGCCCCGGGGCGGACCCCTGGGTGCTGCGCGGCTGGTGCGACCCGGCGGACCCGGCCGCCACCCACGCGCCCGGCCGCACGCTGCACACCTTGGCCGGCGCGGTGGGCGCCTGGCTCGCCAGGGGTCTCGCCGGCGCGCCGGAGCCCTCCCCGGCCGAACCGGCGTCGGCCGAGCCGGCGCCCGCCGGGACGGTGCCCGCGGCGGCGGTGGCGTCGCTGCAGGGCGCGGCGTAGGCCCTCCGTCTCTCCCCACTCCCTAGCGCGGTGAAGGTCGCCTTCCTCTCGGCGTCGGGGCAGGCCGGCGGGGCCGAGCGCGTGCTGCTGGACCTGCTGGCGAGCCTGGGTGTCGCGGAGCCGGGGTGGGAGCGGCACCTGGTCTGCCCCGCCGAGGGGCCGCTCTCCCGCGCGGCCGCCGCGCTCGGCGCCCACGTCCACCTCCTGCCGTTCCCGCCCGCCCTGGCGCGCGCCGGTGACGCGGGCGGCGGACCGCGGCTCGCGCTGGCGGCGTCGCTCGCCGCGGCCGCGCCGGGGGCGCTCGGCTGGGCGCGCCGGCTGCGGCGCCTCCTCGGGCGGATCGGGCCGGACGTGGTCCACACCAACGGCTTCAAGGTGCACGTGCTGGGCGCGCTGGCGCTCCCCCGCGGGGCCCGGCTCGTCTGGCACGTGCACGACTACGTGGGCGGGCGCCGGGTGATGTCGTCGCTGATGCGCCGCCTGGCGGGCCGCTGCTCGGCGGCGCTCGCCGTCTCGGCCAGCGTGCGCGACGACCTGCGCGCGGCCTGCGGCGCCGGCCTGCGGGTGCACGTGGTGCGCAACGCCGTCGACCTGGCCCGCTTCGCGCCCGCCGGGCCGCGCCTGCCGCTGCACGAGCGGGCGGGGATGGCGCCGGAGCCGCCGGGGACGGTCGCGGTGGGCCTGGTGGCGACGCTGGGCGTCTGGAAGGGGCACGCGGTCTTCCTCGACGCGGTCTCGCGCCTCCCGCCGGAGCCGCCGGTGCGCGCCTACGTGGTGGGCGGGGCGATCTACGGCACGGCGGGGAGCGAGGTGGACGTCGCAGCGCTGCGGCGGCGGGCGGCGGAGCTGGGGATCGCGGACCGCGTCGGCTTCACCGGCTTCGTGGACGACCCGGCGGCGGCGATGCGCGCGCTGGACGCGGTCGTCCACGCCAGCACGCAGCCCGAGCCGTTCGGCCTGGTGATCGCGGAGGCGATGGCGTGCGCGCGGCCCGTCGTCGTCAGCGCGGCGGGGGGCGCGGCGGAGCTGGTGGACGACGGCCGCGATGCGCTGGCGGTGCCGCCGGGCGACGCGGCGGCGCTCGCCGGGGCGATCCGGCGCCTGGCGCAGGACGCGGGGCTGCGGGCGCGCCTGGGCGCGGCGGGGCGGGCGAAGGCGGAGCGGGAGTTCGACCGCGCGCGCCTGGCCGCCGAGGTGGCGCCCGTCTACCGCTCGCTGCCGGGGCGATGACGATGCGCGTGCTGCACGTCTACGCGGGGAACCTGTACGGCGGCGTGGAGGCGATGCTCGCCACCCTCGCGCGCCGCCGGGCCCTGGCGCCGGGGCTGGAGCCCCGCTTCGCGCTCTTCTTCGAGGGCCGCCTCGCGCGCGAGCTGCGCGAGGCCGGGACGCCGCCCGAGATCCTGGGCGCCGCGCGGCTCAGCCGCCCGTGGACGGTGCTGCGCGCGCGCTACCGCCTCGCCCGGCTGCTGGAGCGGTCCCCGGTGGACGTCGTCGTCTGCCACTCGACCTGGAGCCACGCCATCGCCGCCCGGCACGCGCGGCGGCGGGGGGTGCCCCTGGTCTTCTGGCTCCACGACGCCATCGGCGCGCCGACGCGGGTGGACCGCCTGGCGATGCGCGCGCCGCCGGACCTGGCGCTCTGCTGCAGCGGCTTCGCGCGGGACACGCTGCCGGCGCTCTTCCCGCACGCGCCCTCGGAGGTGGTGTACTACCCCGTCCCGCCGCCGCCCCCCGGCCTCGGCTCCGCCCGCGAGGAGGTCCGCCGGGAGCTGGGGACCGCGCCCGACGAGGTCGTGGTGGTGCAGGCGAGCCGGATGGAGGAGTGGAAGGGCCACGCCACCCACCTGGAGGCGCTCGCCCGCCTGCGGGACCTCCCCTGGAGGTGCTGGATGGCGGGCGGCGCGCAGCGGCCGGCGGAAGCGGCGTACGCGGCCGGGCTGCGGGCGCTCGCCGGGCGGCTGGGGATCGCCGACCGGGTGGTGTTCGCCGGCCAGCGCGCCGACGTCCCCCGCCTGCTGGCCGCGGCCGACGTCCACTGCCAGCCGAACCACGGGCCGGAGCCGTTCGGGATCGCGTTCGTGGAGGCGCTGTACGCGGGCCTCCCGGTGGTGGCGGCCGACTCCGGCGGCGCGCGCGAGGTGGTCGACCCCTCCTGCGGCGTCCGGGTGCCGCCGCGCGACCCCCGGGCGCTCGCGGACGCGCTCGGGCGGCTGATCGCCGATCCCGGGCTGCGCGCCCGGCTCGGCGCCGCGGGCCCGGCGCGCGCGGCGGCGCTCTGCGGCCCCGCGCGGCAGATGGGGCGCCTGCACGCGATCCTGGCCGGCGTCGTGAAGGAGCGCGCCGCGTGAGACCGTCTTCCCCCAACGTCGAGGAGCGCGCCCGCCGCAGCCGGGGCACGAGCGGCGACGCCATCTACCGTCTGGTGGCCGAGGCCGTCTCCGCGCGGCACCCGGGGGGCGGGACGCTGGTGGACGTGGGGTGCGGGAGCGGCGGCCTCTGGCCGTACCTGCGCGGGCGCTTCGACCGCTACGTGGGGGTCGACGCGGTGCGCTACGACGGCTTCCCGGCCGAGGGCGAGCTGCGCCTGGCGGACCTGGACGCGGGCGAGGTCCCGCTGCCCGCGGGCTCGGCGGACGTGGTGGCGGCGGTGGAGACGATCGAGCACCTGGAGAACCCGCGGGCGTTCGTGCGCGCGCTGGCGCGCCTGGCCCGGCCGGGCGGGTGGGTGGCGGTCACCACGCCCAACCAGCTCTCGCTGCTGAGCCGCGCCACGCTGCTGCTGCGCGGCGAGCACAACGCCTTCCGCGACTCGAGCTACCCGGCGCACCTCACCGCGCTGCTGGAGGTGGACCTCAGGCGCATCGCGGCGGAGTGCGGGCTGGAGGAGGTGGCCGTCGCCTACACGCGCAACGGCCGGGTCCCCGGGACCGGGCGGCACTACCCGGGGTGGATCTCGCGCCTGTGGCCGCGGGGGCTCTCCGACAACGTGCTGGTGATCGGGCGGAAGCCGGGCGGGTGAGGGGTGGGGGTCGGGAAGGGCGGCTGAAGCCGCGGCAACAACGGCGAGAAGCCTGCCTTCGCAGGCTGGTTCGGCGCGGAGGCCGCCTTCGGGCGCCGGCGGGCAGGTGTCGGGCGCGAAGCGCGCGGGCGCAGCCCGCCAGTCCGCGAAGGCGGACTTCGTGTCGTCGTTGCAGCGAATTCATTCGCCCCTCCGGGCCTCGCCTCCACGAAGTGATTCTCGTGCCCTGATGACGGTCCTCGACAGCCGCTTGCACGCAGACGAAGCCTCGCCCGGGGCGCCGGTCCTTCCCGGTGAGCCCGACCTGGGCGCGCTCGGGGAGGCGCCGGGGTGGCTGCGCGCGGCCGCCCGGGTCGTCCGCCGGCTCCCGGCGGGGCGCTACCGGGCGATGAACGCGCTGCCCCGGGACCACCGCTTCGCGGCGCGGCTGCCGCGCGAGGCGGGCGGGTGGCGCTTCGCCTGCGACCTGCGCGACGTGACCGCGCGCGAGGCGTTCTTCACCGGGCGCTACGGGCCGCAGGAGACGGCGCTGCTCGGCGCGCTGCTCCGCCCGGGCGCGACGTTCGTGGACGTGGGCGCCAACTGGGGCTACTTCACCCTGCTGGCCGCGCACCGGGTGGGGCCCGCGGGGCGGGTGGTGGCCCTGGAGCCGGACCCGCGCCTCTTCGCCCTGCTGCGCGCCAACCTGGCGGCGAACGGGATCGGGTGGGCGGCGGCGCTCCCCGTGGCCGCGGCGGACCGCGCGGGGACGCTCACCCTGGCGGGGCACGACCCCGCGGGGGGGAACTGGGGGCTCTCGTCGCTGGTGGCCGGGGCGGCCGGGGCGGAGCGCTTCGAGGTGGAGGGGCGCGCGATCGACGGCGTGCTGGACGAGCTGGGAACCGAACGGGTGGACCTGCTGAAGATGGACATCGAGGGAGCCGAGGAGCTGGCGCTCGTCGGGATGGCCGCGGGGCTCGCGCGGGGGCGCTACCGGCGCGTGCTGGTGGAGCTGCACCCGGGGCTGCACCCGCGCGGCGCCGCGCTGGCGGACGACGTGGCGGCGGCGTTCGCGCGCGCCGGGTACCGCGGCTGGAGCCTGGACCACTCGCCCGCGGCCACCCGCCGCGCCG from Longimicrobium sp. includes the following:
- a CDS encoding ATPase domain-containing protein, whose translation is MHRDREPAEMVEGSNRSGDAGVDAAVRRTQKIPTGVDGLDRILEGGLPKREIYLVQGEPGTGKTTFGLQFLLAGRDLGETGLFITLTQREADLQDTAASHGWSLEGLHVHQLKGPGTAQGRMEDQALFPTGDVELTEVMGEVLEVFERVRPGRVVFDAIAELRLLANDPTRFQQQIFALRELFATSGATVVFLDTQPQSRGTREMEHIAHGVILLEHTLTRFGNAQRRLRVLKMRGMGYGEGLHDCRIQPGGFVVFPRLLPGEESTHEGKLLESGVEMLDNLVGGGLAEGTSCLFVGPSGAGKSSVATLYACAAAERGERSAAFLFEERPETFIRRSESLGMPVRSHLDSGMMLIRPINTAELSPGEFAERVRQQVQERGVRVVTIDSLTGYISAMPDEQMLLTQMHDLLHYLSGQGVLTILVVAQHGIVGSTLAGPIDVSYLADAVLLFRHFEANGEIRRAVSVFKKRYGDHEKMIRELLITGGGIQVGEPLRGFRGLLTGNPAVLDTAARRS
- a CDS encoding MraY family glycosyltransferase translates to MADLAIAFLLSALTALLVTPAVVRFSVARGVYGHARVKAGVQRRPVPRLGGVAVCIAMSAGVLTSAPLAAPDLQPSPESLRFFGGVLVAGWLLFAAGLVDDLRDLRPVYKLLAQCLAALAAWAFGFRIEQLSVGGAAVELGLLSLPLTLLWVVGVTNAFNLIDGLDGLATGIALVALSTTCAVSAILGNAEVAVVCAALAGALLGFLRYNVRPARIFLGDSGSLFVGFMLAVLSVHGSTKSAAAVLAVVPVLVLALPLLDTLLAILRRWLRGRPIFGADERHLHHRLVAIGLTHTRAVVLLFLVAAGLAMVGVVLAFAPPGIVAATAVAGAAACTALLMFGIKRLGYHEFVEAGVVVTSGVGRVRRSIRDQIHARDVAHVIALAESVEALRAILSDNAEELGFVDLAFCRESSPDGGRDGLPAARAARAWKVEFPVPGPGADPWVLRGWCDPADPAATHAPGRTLHTLAGAVGAWLARGLAGAPEPSPAEPASAEPAPAGTVPAAAVASLQGAA
- a CDS encoding glycosyltransferase family 4 protein, which gives rise to MKVAFLSASGQAGGAERVLLDLLASLGVAEPGWERHLVCPAEGPLSRAAAALGAHVHLLPFPPALARAGDAGGGPRLALAASLAAAAPGALGWARRLRRLLGRIGPDVVHTNGFKVHVLGALALPRGARLVWHVHDYVGGRRVMSSLMRRLAGRCSAALAVSASVRDDLRAACGAGLRVHVVRNAVDLARFAPAGPRLPLHERAGMAPEPPGTVAVGLVATLGVWKGHAVFLDAVSRLPPEPPVRAYVVGGAIYGTAGSEVDVAALRRRAAELGIADRVGFTGFVDDPAAAMRALDAVVHASTQPEPFGLVIAEAMACARPVVVSAAGGAAELVDDGRDALAVPPGDAAALAGAIRRLAQDAGLRARLGAAGRAKAEREFDRARLAAEVAPVYRSLPGR
- a CDS encoding glycosyltransferase family 4 protein; translated protein: MTMRVLHVYAGNLYGGVEAMLATLARRRALAPGLEPRFALFFEGRLARELREAGTPPEILGAARLSRPWTVLRARYRLARLLERSPVDVVVCHSTWSHAIAARHARRRGVPLVFWLHDAIGAPTRVDRLAMRAPPDLALCCSGFARDTLPALFPHAPSEVVYYPVPPPPPGLGSAREEVRRELGTAPDEVVVVQASRMEEWKGHATHLEALARLRDLPWRCWMAGGAQRPAEAAYAAGLRALAGRLGIADRVVFAGQRADVPRLLAAADVHCQPNHGPEPFGIAFVEALYAGLPVVAADSGGAREVVDPSCGVRVPPRDPRALADALGRLIADPGLRARLGAAGPARAAALCGPARQMGRLHAILAGVVKERAA
- a CDS encoding class I SAM-dependent methyltransferase translates to MRPSSPNVEERARRSRGTSGDAIYRLVAEAVSARHPGGGTLVDVGCGSGGLWPYLRGRFDRYVGVDAVRYDGFPAEGELRLADLDAGEVPLPAGSADVVAAVETIEHLENPRAFVRALARLARPGGWVAVTTPNQLSLLSRATLLLRGEHNAFRDSSYPAHLTALLEVDLRRIAAECGLEEVAVAYTRNGRVPGTGRHYPGWISRLWPRGLSDNVLVIGRKPGG
- a CDS encoding FkbM family methyltransferase, with the protein product MHADEASPGAPVLPGEPDLGALGEAPGWLRAAARVVRRLPAGRYRAMNALPRDHRFAARLPREAGGWRFACDLRDVTAREAFFTGRYGPQETALLGALLRPGATFVDVGANWGYFTLLAAHRVGPAGRVVALEPDPRLFALLRANLAANGIGWAAALPVAAADRAGTLTLAGHDPAGGNWGLSSLVAGAAGAERFEVEGRAIDGVLDELGTERVDLLKMDIEGAEELALVGMAAGLARGRYRRVLVELHPGLHPRGAALADDVAAAFARAGYRGWSLDHSPAATRRAAYARRPDARALLRPLGASAGDPWPHQLWAAPGEGPL